A section of the Clostridium sp. TW13 genome encodes:
- a CDS encoding glycoside hydrolase family 3 N-terminal domain-containing protein, whose amino-acid sequence MITEKQHEQIISLLNQMTLEEKIGQLQQLGPSLVGAFEVSFEELLDMMFDGRISEEEFHKLISTAKEDLREDDVRAGKIGSFNGLYGAEKINYLQKIAVEESRLGIPLLFGADIIHGMRTVYPIPLAESCAFDPKLWEETAEMAAKEATSSGIHWTFGPMIDVARDARWGRISEGAGEDTYLNSVFARAKVKGFQGGNPAQEDRLLACAKHFIAYGAAESGRDYNTTDISMQKLHEVYLPPFKAAIDVGVASIMPSFNDVNGVPVTANNYLLNNILKEECGFGGLLVSDANAIAELVNHGFAEDQKEASKLAIEAGMNMDMSSKSYSTYLKELVEEEKIKESLVDNTAYKVLKLKMEKGLFENPYQTNKVKEENTILKPEFREKAKEAALKSMVLLKNEDILPLSSDKKIGLVGNLAESKGQMLGAWAINGHDEDCISILEGLKAKFHKLKYEACIKDSKVDVSAVNHIAEECDVIVAVVGEIKEMSGEAASRSDISLPQEQEELLKALYETGKPVVAVLVNGRPLAISWVSEHVQAILEAWHGGIEAGNAVAEILLGLYNPSGKLSVSFPQSTGACPCYYNHPSTGRPAGKSKFTSKYLDIPSEPVYSFGYGLSYTTYEYSDLQAVIEDNQLRASITVTNAGEMDGEETVQLYIQDVAAKRVRPVRELKSFRKVTLEKGESKKVDFIIPVSELGYYDNSMNYIVEVGMFKIYAGGSLNKCLEIEVELK is encoded by the coding sequence ATGATAACAGAAAAGCAACATGAACAAATTATATCTCTATTAAATCAAATGACCTTAGAAGAAAAGATTGGACAATTGCAGCAACTAGGACCTTCCCTTGTAGGAGCCTTTGAGGTGTCCTTTGAGGAATTATTAGATATGATGTTTGATGGCAGAATAAGCGAAGAAGAATTCCATAAGCTTATTAGTACAGCTAAAGAAGACTTGAGGGAAGATGATGTTCGAGCTGGGAAAATAGGTTCTTTCAATGGTTTATATGGTGCTGAAAAGATAAATTATCTTCAAAAAATTGCAGTTGAAGAATCACGTCTTGGTATTCCACTATTATTTGGGGCAGATATTATCCATGGAATGCGTACTGTATACCCAATTCCACTTGCAGAAAGTTGTGCTTTTGATCCAAAACTGTGGGAGGAAACTGCTGAAATGGCTGCAAAGGAAGCTACTTCTTCAGGAATACACTGGACTTTTGGACCGATGATAGATGTAGCAAGAGATGCTAGATGGGGAAGAATAAGTGAGGGAGCAGGTGAAGATACTTATTTAAACAGTGTTTTTGCTAGAGCAAAAGTTAAAGGTTTTCAAGGAGGTAATCCGGCACAAGAAGATAGATTACTTGCTTGTGCTAAGCATTTTATAGCTTATGGTGCAGCAGAAAGTGGAAGAGATTATAATACTACCGATATATCCATGCAAAAACTACACGAAGTTTATTTACCACCATTTAAGGCAGCAATTGATGTAGGCGTTGCCAGTATAATGCCTTCTTTTAATGATGTAAATGGAGTTCCGGTAACAGCAAATAATTATTTATTGAATAATATATTAAAAGAAGAATGTGGATTTGGTGGCCTCTTGGTTAGCGATGCTAATGCGATTGCAGAGCTTGTTAATCATGGATTTGCAGAAGATCAAAAGGAAGCTTCAAAATTAGCAATAGAAGCTGGAATGAATATGGACATGTCATCAAAAAGTTATAGTACTTATTTAAAGGAATTGGTGGAAGAAGAAAAGATTAAAGAATCCTTAGTTGATAATACAGCATATAAAGTTTTAAAACTAAAAATGGAGAAAGGATTGTTCGAAAATCCATATCAGACAAATAAGGTAAAAGAAGAAAATACAATATTAAAACCTGAATTTAGAGAAAAGGCTAAGGAAGCAGCCTTGAAATCAATGGTACTTTTAAAAAATGAAGATATTCTTCCTTTAAGTTCAGATAAGAAAATTGGCTTAGTGGGAAATTTGGCAGAAAGCAAGGGACAAATGCTGGGTGCTTGGGCAATTAATGGGCATGATGAAGATTGCATCAGTATTTTGGAAGGATTAAAAGCAAAATTTCATAAGCTAAAATACGAAGCATGTATTAAAGATAGTAAGGTAGATGTTAGTGCGGTAAATCATATTGCTGAAGAGTGTGATGTGATTGTAGCTGTGGTTGGAGAAATAAAAGAAATGTCAGGAGAAGCTGCAAGCCGCTCAGATATTTCACTTCCACAAGAACAAGAGGAGCTATTAAAAGCTCTATACGAAACAGGAAAACCAGTTGTGGCAGTATTGGTTAATGGAAGACCACTAGCTATTTCTTGGGTTTCTGAACATGTACAAGCAATTTTAGAAGCATGGCATGGAGGAATAGAAGCAGGAAATGCAGTGGCAGAAATTTTACTAGGCTTGTATAATCCAAGTGGTAAGCTATCAGTATCCTTCCCTCAGAGTACGGGAGCATGTCCGTGTTACTATAATCATCCATCTACAGGACGCCCAGCTGGAAAATCTAAGTTTACATCAAAATATTTAGACATTCCATCAGAGCCAGTGTATTCATTTGGGTATGGTTTAAGCTATACAACCTATGAATATTCAGATTTACAAGCTGTCATAGAAGACAACCAACTAAGAGCATCTATTACAGTTACAAATGCAGGAGAAATGGATGGAGAGGAAACTGTTCAATTGTATATTCAAGATGTTGCAGCTAAAAGAGTTAGGCCAGTAAGAGAACTAAAATCTTTTAGAAAAGTAACCTTAGAAAAAGGTGAAAGCAAAAAAGTTGACTTTATAATTCCAGTAAGTGAGTTAGGTTACTATGATAACAGCATGAATTATATTGTGGAAGTAGGTATGTTTAAAATTTATGCTGGTGGAAGTTTAAATAAGTGTTTAGAAATAGAAGTTGAATTAAAGTAG
- a CDS encoding glycoside hydrolase family 43 protein, producing the protein MNTQDISKENFCNPILPGFYPDPSICRVGEEYYMINSSFAFFPGIPIFKSTDLVNWKQIGHVLDRKGQLNLDGAGYSGGIFAPTIRYHKGVFYVITTNMNDGGNFIVMSENANGPWSDPYWIEGAEGIDPSLFFDEDGKAYYTGTRTSQNPQYMGDHEIWIQEIDLNTMKLKGDSHTLWKGAMKNASFVEGPHLYKVNNFYYLLISEGGTEHYHSVTIARSKNILGHYEGNPGNPILTHRHLGKGYPISNAGHGDLIETQNGEWYMVALASRPYGGFYKNLGRETFLIPVTWEDEWPIVSPGTGKIEFTYPMPSLPASVKNQPEIRDDFENGILNFNWNTIRTPKQQFWSLTERPGFLRLKVREASMLDTLSPPPFGPFTNFKKEGNNKSPSFIGRRQQHMNFEVVTKMEFNPQNECETAGIALVQNDNHQFRLEYAIENDQKIIRLMKCVSKSNVDFINGTFNYENIESELIKKVFSSQVIYLKVIARGQEYSFYYGESLDKMELLAGDIDGRILSSDVAGGFVGTYIGLFASSNGKESDNVADFDWFDYKGKL; encoded by the coding sequence ATGAATACACAAGATATAAGTAAAGAAAATTTTTGTAATCCTATTTTACCAGGATTCTATCCAGATCCATCAATATGTCGTGTTGGAGAAGAATATTATATGATTAATTCAAGTTTTGCATTTTTCCCTGGCATACCAATATTTAAAAGTACAGATCTTGTAAATTGGAAACAGATAGGTCACGTTTTAGATAGGAAGGGTCAGTTGAATTTAGACGGAGCAGGCTATTCAGGAGGAATATTTGCACCAACTATAAGATATCATAAAGGAGTATTTTATGTTATAACTACAAATATGAATGATGGAGGGAATTTTATTGTAATGTCTGAAAATGCCAATGGACCTTGGTCAGATCCATATTGGATTGAAGGTGCAGAGGGAATAGATCCTTCATTGTTCTTTGATGAAGATGGTAAAGCGTATTATACAGGAACTAGAACTTCGCAGAATCCTCAGTATATGGGGGATCATGAAATTTGGATTCAAGAAATTGATTTAAATACTATGAAATTAAAAGGTGACAGTCATACCCTTTGGAAAGGTGCTATGAAAAATGCAAGTTTTGTTGAGGGACCTCACTTATATAAGGTTAATAACTTCTACTATTTGCTTATTTCAGAAGGTGGTACTGAGCATTATCATTCAGTTACAATTGCAAGAAGCAAAAATATTCTGGGTCATTATGAAGGGAATCCAGGAAATCCAATATTAACGCATAGACATCTTGGTAAAGGATATCCTATTTCAAATGCAGGACATGGAGATTTGATAGAAACTCAAAACGGTGAATGGTATATGGTTGCGTTAGCTTCTCGCCCTTATGGAGGATTTTATAAAAATCTTGGAAGAGAAACGTTCCTAATTCCAGTAACCTGGGAAGATGAATGGCCTATAGTAAGTCCTGGCACTGGAAAAATAGAGTTTACATATCCAATGCCTAGCTTACCAGCCTCTGTTAAAAATCAACCTGAGATTCGTGATGATTTTGAAAATGGAATATTAAACTTTAACTGGAACACTATTCGTACACCTAAACAACAATTTTGGAGCTTAACAGAAAGGCCGGGATTTCTTAGATTAAAGGTTAGAGAGGCATCAATGCTGGATACTCTTAGTCCACCTCCATTTGGACCTTTTACGAATTTCAAGAAAGAAGGAAACAATAAAAGTCCTAGTTTTATTGGACGACGTCAGCAGCATATGAATTTTGAAGTAGTTACAAAAATGGAGTTTAATCCACAAAATGAGTGTGAAACAGCTGGAATTGCATTAGTTCAAAATGATAATCACCAATTTAGATTAGAATATGCAATTGAAAATGACCAAAAGATTATTAGGTTAATGAAATGTGTATCAAAAAGTAATGTTGACTTTATAAACGGAACTTTTAATTATGAGAATATAGAAAGTGAACTTATAAAGAAAGTCTTTTCATCACAAGTAATTTATTTAAAGGTGATTGCTAGAGGACAAGAGTATAGCTTTTATTATGGAGAATCTTTAGACAAAATGGAATTGTTAGCAGGAGATATAGATGGAAGAATATTAAGTTCTGATGTTGCAGGTGGATTTGTAGGAACATATATAGGTTTATTTGCAAGCAGTAATGGTAAAGAAAGTGATAATGTTGCTGATTTTGATTGGTTTGATTATAAAGGAAAACTATAA
- a CDS encoding AraC family transcriptional regulator — protein MDSKDLDIYLRKFNDMEYNNLETLTKNYNFNSINETLENFKDIKISSLDIEKIIEIPNLNLEKLSFIKHNRFAPVNNHKHKFIEMSYIYSGQINEVINGTPITLKKGDLIILDTNVIHSVDVTGTNDIMLNFLINREYFNNSFFNYLDSENVVTSFLLHALYESHKYNTYLIFDTEKNEFIHNIICKLTEELIAPNLNSTAITDSCVIILFSELLRIYNSQEKNKDNANLSKQTKLAIEISNYISSNYETISLASAAKHFHFTPNYFSNIVKKYTGQNFKDLILDERLKKSSYLLRNTNLTIEEVIEKVGISNIQFFYKKFKEHFGVTPHKYRK, from the coding sequence ATGGATTCAAAAGATTTGGATATTTATTTAAGAAAGTTTAATGATATGGAATATAATAACCTTGAAACTCTTACAAAAAACTATAATTTTAATAGCATAAACGAGACACTTGAAAACTTTAAGGATATAAAAATTTCTTCCCTTGACATTGAGAAGATTATTGAAATTCCTAATTTAAATTTAGAAAAACTATCTTTCATTAAGCACAACCGTTTCGCTCCAGTTAATAATCATAAGCATAAGTTTATTGAAATGTCTTATATATATTCAGGTCAAATTAATGAAGTAATAAATGGTACCCCTATTACTTTAAAGAAAGGTGATTTAATAATTTTAGATACAAATGTAATTCATTCAGTAGATGTTACTGGTACTAATGATATTATGCTTAACTTTCTTATTAATAGAGAATACTTTAATAATTCTTTTTTTAATTATTTGGATTCAGAAAATGTAGTGACAAGCTTTTTACTTCATGCACTTTATGAAAGTCATAAATATAATACATATTTAATTTTTGATACTGAAAAAAATGAGTTCATTCATAATATAATATGTAAACTTACTGAGGAACTAATTGCTCCAAACTTAAATTCCACTGCCATAACAGATAGTTGTGTCATAATATTATTTTCTGAATTACTAAGAATATATAACTCACAAGAAAAAAATAAAGACAATGCTAATTTATCTAAGCAAACTAAATTGGCCATTGAAATTTCCAATTATATTTCTTCTAATTATGAAACAATTAGTCTTGCTTCAGCTGCTAAGCATTTTCATTTTACACCTAACTACTTTAGTAATATTGTTAAAAAGTACACGGGCCAAAATTTTAAAGATCTGATTTTGGATGAAAGACTGAAAAAAAGCTCTTATCTCTTAAGAAATACAAACTTAACTATTGAAGAAGTTATAGAGAAAGTTGGAATCTCAAATATTCAGTTTTTCTATAAAAAATTCAAAGAACACTTTGGCGTAACCCCCCATAAATATAGGAAATAA
- a CDS encoding alpha-L-rhamnosidase: MKIVNLKTNHITNPLGFDLGKPSLSFITCETTASKQVAAQIEVALDKNFSEVVFNSGRSEEIDSLAFELPIKLETRTRYYWRVTVWGDNGDTATSEVAWFETAKIDEAWDGKWITPDWDNKIHPIISKEFNIEKVIKSARVYTSGLGLYEMNINNKKVGDEYLSPNFNAYDKWIQYQTYDITDVLVQGENKVDVALGNGLYKGRFGFNSVENIYGEKFALICEIIVDFEDGSNLIINSDETWKARKSKVLEGNIYDGEIYDSTFEDTSIYNVKEIGLGVDKLKARLSLPVKIKEKLKPVQILKAPEGEIVLDFGQNMVGWVEFKTKAPKGSEITLQYGEILQEGNFYRDNLRTAKAEYKYIANGEEVTVRPYFTFYGFRYVKVDGWYGEINVDDFTGCVLYSDMEVTGHIETSNPLVNRLFLNALWGQKGNFLDIPTDCPQRDERMGWTGDAQVFSGTACFNMDTFAFFSKYGYDLGREQEKTNGMVPMVVPAAGLPGGGSSAWADAATIIPWNVYVQYGDKKILEQQFESMKAWVDFVKKADDDSGSKRLWTTGFHFGDWLALDGTDPAFPTGGTDIPFISSAYYCYSSMLVAKAAKVLGKEEIAKEYEKLSNEVREAIRDEYFSKNGRMTINTQTALIIALFMDIAPEEKRERVANDLREKLKKDKNHLKTGFVGTPYFCKVLSENGSNDLAYTLLLNKDYPSWLYAVTMGATTIWERWHSVLSDGKISGTDMNSLNHYAYGSIVEWMYRYMVGINPVEDTPGFRHIKLTPMPDYRLKCAKAIYKSAVGTYESEWKITDEGNLEFKFVIPFNASASLILPNAKLENVKVNSKSLKETKLNASQSSENVIVELISGSYEFAYFPEVPYIKYYGVDVSLGELVSNQAVKNIIEEKLPMIVTEDMLERSGHQTLRELSFAPFSPVTNEILEELDNVLNKIKIDVMI; this comes from the coding sequence ATGAAAATAGTTAATCTAAAGACAAATCATATTACAAATCCATTAGGGTTTGACTTAGGAAAACCTAGTTTATCGTTTATAACATGTGAAACAACAGCAAGTAAGCAGGTGGCTGCACAGATTGAGGTGGCTCTTGATAAAAATTTTTCAGAAGTAGTTTTTAATAGTGGAAGAAGTGAGGAAATAGATAGTTTAGCTTTTGAATTGCCTATAAAGTTAGAAACAAGAACTCGTTATTACTGGAGAGTAACTGTGTGGGGGGATAATGGAGATACTGCAACAAGTGAAGTTGCTTGGTTTGAAACAGCTAAAATTGATGAAGCTTGGGATGGAAAGTGGATAACACCAGATTGGGATAATAAAATACATCCTATAATAAGTAAAGAATTTAACATAGAAAAAGTTATTAAATCAGCTCGTGTATACACAAGTGGGTTAGGTCTTTATGAAATGAATATTAACAATAAAAAGGTTGGGGATGAATATCTTTCTCCAAACTTTAATGCGTATGATAAGTGGATTCAATATCAAACTTATGATATTACGGATGTACTGGTTCAAGGTGAAAACAAAGTTGATGTTGCATTAGGAAATGGATTATATAAAGGACGTTTTGGATTTAATAGTGTAGAGAACATATATGGAGAGAAGTTCGCTTTAATATGTGAAATAATTGTAGATTTTGAGGATGGGAGTAATCTTATAATAAATTCAGATGAGACTTGGAAGGCCAGAAAGAGTAAGGTTTTAGAGGGCAACATTTATGATGGTGAAATTTATGATTCTACTTTTGAGGATACAAGTATTTATAATGTAAAAGAGATAGGATTAGGAGTAGATAAGTTAAAAGCAAGATTAAGTTTACCAGTAAAAATAAAAGAGAAGTTAAAGCCTGTACAAATACTTAAAGCACCAGAGGGAGAAATAGTCCTTGATTTCGGTCAAAATATGGTTGGATGGGTTGAATTTAAAACAAAGGCTCCAAAAGGATCTGAAATAACTCTTCAATATGGTGAGATACTTCAAGAGGGGAATTTCTATAGAGATAATTTAAGAACAGCTAAAGCTGAATACAAATATATAGCTAATGGCGAAGAAGTCACTGTTAGGCCATATTTTACTTTCTATGGATTTAGATATGTTAAGGTAGATGGATGGTATGGAGAAATAAATGTAGATGATTTTACTGGCTGCGTACTATACTCTGACATGGAAGTAACAGGACATATAGAAACAAGTAATCCTTTGGTTAATAGACTGTTTTTAAATGCATTATGGGGGCAAAAAGGAAATTTTTTAGATATCCCTACAGATTGTCCTCAACGTGATGAGCGTATGGGATGGACTGGTGATGCACAAGTTTTCTCTGGAACAGCATGTTTCAATATGGATACCTTTGCTTTCTTTAGTAAGTATGGATATGATCTTGGACGTGAGCAAGAGAAGACCAATGGAATGGTGCCTATGGTTGTACCAGCAGCAGGTCTTCCAGGTGGTGGTTCTAGTGCATGGGCAGATGCAGCAACAATAATACCTTGGAATGTATATGTTCAATATGGAGATAAGAAAATTTTAGAGCAGCAGTTTGAAAGCATGAAAGCTTGGGTCGATTTTGTCAAAAAAGCTGATGATGATTCTGGAAGCAAAAGACTATGGACAACAGGTTTCCATTTTGGAGATTGGTTAGCTTTAGATGGGACAGATCCTGCTTTTCCAACAGGGGGGACAGATATACCTTTTATATCTTCAGCATATTATTGTTATTCCTCAATGCTTGTTGCAAAGGCTGCAAAAGTATTAGGAAAAGAAGAAATAGCAAAAGAATATGAAAAATTATCGAATGAAGTTAGAGAAGCAATTAGAGATGAGTATTTTAGTAAAAATGGACGTATGACAATCAATACTCAAACTGCCTTGATAATAGCATTATTTATGGATATAGCACCAGAAGAGAAGAGGGAAAGGGTTGCAAATGATTTAAGAGAAAAGCTTAAAAAAGATAAAAATCATTTAAAAACAGGTTTTGTTGGAACTCCATATTTTTGCAAGGTGTTATCAGAAAATGGATCTAATGATTTAGCTTATACCTTATTATTGAATAAGGACTATCCAAGCTGGTTATATGCAGTTACAATGGGAGCAACAACAATCTGGGAACGTTGGCATTCTGTGCTTTCAGATGGAAAAATAAGTGGCACAGATATGAATTCATTAAATCATTATGCATATGGTTCTATTGTAGAATGGATGTATAGATATATGGTAGGGATAAATCCAGTAGAGGATACACCAGGCTTTAGACATATTAAGTTAACTCCTATGCCTGACTATCGTTTAAAATGTGCAAAAGCAATCTATAAGTCAGCTGTAGGAACATATGAAAGTGAATGGAAGATTACTGATGAAGGAAATTTAGAATTTAAATTTGTAATTCCATTTAATGCATCAGCGTCATTAATTTTACCTAATGCAAAATTAGAAAATGTAAAAGTAAATAGCAAATCTTTAAAAGAAACTAAACTTAATGCAAGCCAAAGCAGCGAAAATGTAATTGTAGAATTAATCAGTGGATCATATGAATTTGCTTATTTTCCAGAGGTGCCTTATATTAAATATTATGGTGTTGATGTTAGTTTGGGAGAATTAGTTTCAAATCAAGCAGTTAAAAATATAATAGAAGAAAAGTTACCGATGATAGTAACAGAAGATATGCTTGAAAGAAGCGGTCATCAAACTTTAAGAGAATTATCTTTTGCACCATTTTCACCTGTAACAAATGAAATATTAGAAGAATTAGATAATGTGCTAAATAAGATTAAAATTGATGTAATGATATAA
- a CDS encoding LacI family DNA-binding transcriptional regulator, with amino-acid sequence MATIKDIAEKAGVSISTVSRVLNYDPTLSTSNETKKKIFEIAAELSYDKHINKKKNNNKIAVIKWYTEEEELNDLYYLSIRLGIEKKCKELNYSVAAYTQDNVEEIKTENVQNIIAVGKFSKSEIEKFTSEECNVIFVDYSPNENIYDSVVTNFELATKNVIDYYIKKGHTNIGYIGGTESFKDKSNYVEDVRDLTFKSYLKKLKLYNEKNIFEGKFSVDDGYSLMKKAIVDLKEELPTAFFVANDTMAIGALRALIEQGIKVPDRVNIIGVNDVSVAQYLNPPLSSVKVFTENMGETAVELLVERINGRTIAKKVSLSTELIVRNSSF; translated from the coding sequence ATGGCTACAATAAAAGATATTGCTGAAAAGGCTGGTGTTTCAATTTCAACTGTTTCAAGGGTGCTAAATTATGATCCTACTTTGTCTACTAGCAATGAAACTAAAAAAAAGATTTTTGAAATTGCAGCAGAGCTTTCTTATGATAAGCACATAAATAAAAAGAAAAATAATAACAAGATAGCAGTGATTAAGTGGTATACAGAAGAAGAGGAATTAAATGATTTGTACTACCTATCTATAAGATTAGGAATAGAGAAAAAGTGTAAAGAGTTAAATTATAGTGTTGCAGCTTACACTCAAGATAATGTAGAAGAGATAAAAACTGAAAATGTACAGAATATAATTGCAGTAGGCAAGTTTAGTAAAAGTGAAATTGAGAAATTTACTAGTGAAGAATGTAATGTTATTTTTGTAGATTATTCACCAAATGAGAATATTTATGATTCTGTAGTGACCAATTTTGAATTAGCAACAAAGAATGTAATAGATTACTATATTAAAAAGGGACACACAAACATTGGATATATTGGTGGTACAGAATCCTTTAAGGATAAAAGTAATTATGTTGAGGACGTTAGAGACCTAACCTTCAAAAGTTATTTGAAAAAACTGAAGTTATATAATGAAAAGAATATTTTTGAAGGAAAATTTTCTGTAGATGATGGATATAGTTTAATGAAAAAAGCTATAGTTGATTTAAAGGAAGAGTTACCAACAGCGTTTTTTGTAGCAAATGACACTATGGCAATTGGGGCGTTAAGAGCTCTTATAGAACAGGGAATTAAGGTTCCAGATAGAGTTAATATCATAGGAGTAAATGATGTTAGTGTGGCTCAATATTTAAATCCACCTCTAAGTTCTGTTAAAGTTTTTACTGAAAATATGGGAGAAACTGCAGTAGAATTATTAGTAGAAAGAATTAATGGAAGAACAATTGCTAAAAAGGTTAGTTTATCAACCGAGCTGATTGTAAGGAATAGCTCATTTTAA
- a CDS encoding galactokinase encodes MSTIAMLKDQFKNIFNKEAERVFFAPGRINLIGEHTDYNGGHVFPCSITLGTYAVVSFNNSNKCSLYSMNFENLGKIEIDLNNLDYKKEDNWTNYVKGMIQTLKNQGHTIDKGMDILFFGEIPNGAGLSSSASIELVSGVLLRGMFNLDVEMLDLIKAGKAVENNYIGVNSGIMDQFAIGMGKKDCAILLDCNTLEFSYAPVKLDAYDIIIMNTNKRRELADSKYNERRAECEEALRIFKTKLDINSLGELDAETFEANKSLIADEVILKRAKHAVYENIRTVNALEELNKGNLEVFGKLINESHISLKNDYEVTGKELDTLAETAWKQEGILGARMTGAGFGGCAIAIVKKTSTEEFIKNVGEVYLKEIGYKADFYIANIGDGAKEVK; translated from the coding sequence ATGAGTACTATAGCAATGTTAAAAGATCAATTTAAGAATATTTTTAATAAAGAAGCAGAGAGAGTTTTCTTTGCACCAGGTAGAATTAATTTAATTGGTGAACACACAGATTATAATGGAGGACATGTTTTTCCTTGTTCAATCACTTTAGGAACTTATGCAGTAGTAAGTTTTAATAATAGTAACAAATGTTCATTATACTCAATGAATTTCGAAAATTTAGGCAAAATTGAAATCGATTTAAACAATCTTGATTATAAGAAAGAAGACAATTGGACAAACTATGTTAAAGGTATGATCCAAACTTTAAAAAATCAAGGACATACAATAGATAAAGGAATGGATATTTTATTCTTTGGTGAAATTCCAAACGGAGCTGGTCTTTCTTCATCTGCTTCAATTGAACTTGTAAGTGGAGTTTTACTAAGAGGAATGTTCAATTTAGATGTAGAAATGCTTGACTTAATAAAAGCAGGTAAGGCTGTAGAAAATAATTATATAGGTGTAAACAGTGGAATTATGGATCAGTTTGCAATTGGTATGGGTAAAAAAGATTGTGCAATTTTACTTGATTGCAATACTTTAGAATTCTCTTATGCACCTGTAAAGCTTGATGCTTACGATATAATAATCATGAATACTAATAAGAGACGTGAACTTGCTGATTCAAAATATAATGAAAGAAGAGCAGAATGCGAAGAAGCTCTTAGAATATTCAAAACAAAGCTTGATATCAATTCTCTAGGAGAGTTAGATGCTGAAACTTTTGAAGCAAATAAATCTCTTATAGCAGATGAAGTTATTCTAAAAAGAGCTAAGCATGCAGTTTATGAAAATATAAGAACAGTTAATGCATTAGAAGAATTGAATAAAGGTAACTTAGAAGTATTCGGAAAACTAATAAATGAATCTCATATATCTTTAAAGAATGATTATGAAGTAACAGGAAAAGAATTAGATACTTTAGCTGAAACAGCATGGAAACAAGAAGGAATTCTTGGAGCGAGAATGACTGGAGCAGGTTTTGGTGGATGTGCTATTGCAATAGTAAAGAAAACTTCTACAGAGGAATTTATTAAGAATGTAGGAGAAGTTTACTTAAAGGAAATAGGATATAAGGCTGATTTCTACATCGCTAACATTGGTGACGGTGCCAAGGAGGTAAAATAA
- the galE gene encoding UDP-glucose 4-epimerase GalE: MSVLVLGGAGYIGSHATSKLIQNGYDVIVIDNLQTGHKDAICEGAKFYEGDIRDIDFLREVFSKEKIDGVMHFAANSLVGESMTNPIKYFNNNVHGAEVLLSAMNEFDIKYIVFSSTAATYGEPKQIPITEETETCPTNPYGESKLMMEKMMKWSDKAYGIKYVALRYFNVAGAKETGEIGEDHNPETHLIPLVLQVPLGKREAITIYGDDYDTEDGTCVRDYIHIEDLVDAHILALEYLFNKNTSNVFNLGSNNGFSVKEIIEVARKVTGHPIPAVLGERRAGDPSKLVASSAKAKEILGWVPKKTSVEKIIQDAWNWHKNNPNGFDK; the protein is encoded by the coding sequence ATGAGCGTTTTAGTATTAGGTGGAGCAGGATATATAGGTTCTCATGCTACAAGCAAACTTATTCAAAATGGATATGATGTTATAGTTATAGACAATCTTCAAACAGGGCACAAAGATGCAATCTGTGAAGGTGCTAAATTCTATGAAGGAGATATAAGAGATATTGATTTCTTAAGAGAAGTATTTTCAAAGGAAAAGATTGATGGAGTAATGCACTTTGCTGCAAATTCTCTTGTTGGAGAGTCAATGACTAACCCAATTAAGTATTTCAACAACAATGTTCATGGAGCAGAAGTGCTATTATCAGCTATGAATGAATTTGATATTAAATATATAGTGTTCTCTTCTACAGCAGCAACTTATGGTGAACCAAAACAAATTCCTATTACTGAGGAAACAGAAACATGTCCAACTAACCCATATGGTGAATCTAAGTTAATGATGGAAAAAATGATGAAATGGTCTGACAAGGCTTACGGAATAAAATATGTAGCATTAAGATATTTTAACGTCGCTGGAGCTAAGGAGACTGGAGAAATTGGAGAAGATCATAATCCAGAAACTCATTTAATTCCTTTAGTTTTACAAGTACCTCTAGGAAAGAGAGAAGCTATAACTATTTACGGAGATGACTATGATACTGAAGATGGTACTTGTGTAAGAGATTATATTCATATTGAGGATCTTGTAGATGCACACATTTTAGCTCTTGAGTATTTATTTAATAAAAATACAAGTAATGTATTTAACCTAGGAAGTAACAATGGTTTCTCAGTAAAGGAAATCATAGAAGTTGCAAGAAAAGTAACAGGACATCCAATACCAGCAGTATTAGGAGAAAGAAGAGCAGGGGACCCTAGTAAGCTAGTTGCTTCTTCAGCAAAAGCTAAAGAAATTTTAGGCTGGGTTCCAAAGAAGACTTCTGTTGAAAAGATTATTCAAGATGCTTGGAATTGGCATAAGAATAACCCAAATGGTTTTGATAAATAA